One part of the Clupea harengus unplaced genomic scaffold, Ch_v2.0.2, whole genome shotgun sequence genome encodes these proteins:
- the tmem101 gene encoding transmembrane protein 101, with amino-acid sequence MAAPGRRELLRLLSQFGAFILTRFGFWNCFSMLMLFAERADVKRKPDIQVPYLYIDMGVSVLCASFMSFGVKRRWFALGAAIQLALSTYVSYVGGLVHYGDWLKVRMYSRALAIIGGFLVLASGAGEVYRQKPRTRSLQSTGQVFLGIYLICMVYSLQHSQEDRLAYLDHIPGGELTVQLLVVVFGVLALSFLSGCYVRLAAQILAILLPLVVLFVDGNFGYWHRSRRVEFWNQMKLIGQNVGIFGAVLILATDG; translated from the exons ATGGCGGCCCCGGGTAGGCGAGAGCTGCTGAGGTTGCTATCCCAGTTCGGCGCGTTCATTCTGACCCGGTTCGGGTTCTGGAACTGTTTCAGCATGTTGATGCTCTTTGCTGAACGAGCCGATGTGAAAAG AAAGCCGGATATCCAGGTGCCTTACCTGTACATAGACATGGGTGTGTCGGTGTTGTGCGCCAGCTTCATGTCCTTCGGTGTGAAGCGCAGGTGGTTCGCACTGGGAGCTGCTATTCAGCTTGCGTTGAGTACTTACGTCTCCTATGTGGGCGGACTGGTCCACTATGGAGATTGGCTAAAG GTGAGAATGTACTCCCGGGCCCTCGCCATCATCGGGGGGTTCCTGGTTCTGGCAAGCGGGGCGGGGGAAGTGTACCGGCAGAAGCCCAGGACCCGTTCGCTGCAGTCCACCGGCCAGGTGTTCCTGGGGATCTACCTGATCTGCATG GTGTACTCACTACAGCACAGCCAGGAGGACCGTCTGGCCTACCTGGACCACATCCCGGGCGGAGAGCTGACGGTGCAGCTGCTTGTGGTGGTGTTCGGGGTGCTGGCGCTCTCCTTCCTGTCCGGTTGCTACGTGCGCCTCGCCGCCCAGATCCTCGCCATCCTGCTGCCGCTGGTGGTGCTGTTCGTCGACGGCAACTTCGGCTACTGGCACCGTTCCCGGCGCGTGGAGTTCTGGAACCAGATGAAGCTCATCGGGCAGAACGTGGGCATCTTCGGGGCCGTGCTGATCCTCGCCACGGACGGCTGA
- the LOC122132082 gene encoding insulin-like growth factor-binding protein complex acid labile subunit produces the protein MLHYLILVFVWLTMVMATKRCPPQCSCYDSADLVDCRARGLTHVPHGIPHGSWLLDLSWNEIPELRSRSFTGVWALKVLLLSNCGIKAMQSNALTSLSYLEKLDLSHNEMQLLPPDFSEGLGSLKDLRMANNSLGHLEASAFRGLESLQRLDLSHNCIQVLEPGMLQALSSLRYLNLRWNLLEEVRVGTLTMQQGLAVLLLDHNNVTRIDAEAFAPLRSLTLLSLQGNRLFSVTFKTFLSLQTPGTHLQLSANPWLCDCELHRVFAKILRVRRLHVDDYRNITCQAPPPLAGASLAYMDSQLCAAETATVLVISVTVIVTVVFAIVMAERNRKKRKSLRNQGKNWAEQESLDGQDR, from the exons ATGCTCCACTACTTGATCCTGGTCTTTGTTTGGCTGACAATGGTGATGGCTACCAAGCGCTGCCCGCCGCAGTGCTCGTGCTATGACTCGGCGGACCTAGTGGACTGCCGCGCCCGCGGCCTCACGCACGTGCCACACGGCATCCCGCACGGCTCCTGGCTGCTGGACCTGAGCTGGAACGAGATCCCGGAGCTGCGGAGCCGCTCCTTCACCGGCGTGTGGGCGTTGAAGGTGCTCCTGCTGTCCAACTGCGGGATTAAAGCGATGCAGTCTAAT GCTCTTACTTCGCTCTCCTACCTTGAGAAGCTGGACCTGAGCCACAATGAGATGCAGCTTCTACCGCCAGATTTCTCCGAGGGCTTGGGCTCTCTGAAAGACCTGCGGATGGCCAACAATTCCCTGGGGCACCTGGAAGCATCTGCTTTCCGGGGTCTGGAGAGCCTGCAGAGACTTGACCTCAGCCACAATTGCATCCAG GTCCTGGAACCGGGGATGCTGCAGGCCCTGAGCAGCCTGCGGTACCTGAACCTGCGCTGGAACCTGCTGGAGGAGGTGCGCGTGGGCACGCTCACCATGCAACAGGGCCTGGCCGTCCTGCTGCTCGACCACAACAACGTGACGCGCATCGACGCCGAGGCCTTCGCCCCTCTGCGGAGCCTCACCCTGCTCAGCCTGCAGGGCAACCGGCTCTTCAGCGTCACCTTCAAGACCTTCCTGAGCCTGCAGACCCCCGGCACCCACCTGCAGCTCTCGGCCAACCCCTGGCTGTGCGACTGCGAGCTGCACCGCGTCTTCGCCAAGATCCTGCGCGTGCGCCGCCTGCACGTGGACGACTACCGGAACATCACGTGCCAGGCGCCGCCGCCGCTCGCCGGGGCCTCGCTGGCCTACATGGACAGCCAGCTGTGCGCGGCCGAGACGGCCACCGTGCTGGTCATCAGCGTCACGGTGATCGTCACCGTGGTGTTCGCCATTGTGATGGCCGAGCggaacaggaagaagaggaagagtctgCGGAACCAGGGCAAAAACTGGGCCGAACAGGAGAGTCTGGATGGTCAGGACAGGTGA